The region GGGAGTGGGGCCAGCAGCTGTTCTCTCTGGGTCCTGGAAGGCCCTGGGGACCAGGAttgagggctgggtggggaaaGACGAGGAGATACTGAGATGCCCCAGTAACAGCCTCCCCCCTTGCCCCTCCAGGTCTGCATACTTTCATGACAAGGCCAAAGGTGCCTGGTGAGGGCAGACTGAACATACCCATTGTTCGGTGTGGGCCATTGAGATTTCCTCACAGGTGGGACCCCCTTTGTGGGATTTCCCTCAAGTGCCTCCACCATGACCCTCACCTGTTCTGTGGGGGTGTACCTGGCCCCCCCAGGGCTTCCTCTCCAGAGTTCCAATCCTTGCCAGGGCCACTGCACGGTAAGGAACCCTGTTCCTCAGGCGCCTGCTCCTTACCCCTGTCCCACCGCGGAGAGGGCCAGGGCAACATGCCGCGTCttgagggagggaagggcaagCACGCACCTCTGCACCCCTTGCTGCcctggcctcccaccccacctgccttgccccgccctggcccccccCCGCCAGCCCCCACTTGCTCCCAGTATCCTTCTGCTGGTCCAGACGAGCACAGCTTGCCCGCCCACTTCGCACGGCGGCCTCGCAGACGCCGACGCTCAGCGCACTTCCGGGCCACGTGGCTTCCTCCCGCTGGGGGTCCAGTGGGCGCCCCCTGTCGGCAGGGTCGGCACAGCCCCACTTGCCTTCAGCTCCATGTGAGTGGCACTGAGCGAAGGTCACATTGGAACCCAGCCGCGGACATAAAGGCGACCCCTTTCCCGTTTTCACTGCTTTcgttcacagacacacacacacacacacacacacagacacacacagacacacacacacacacggcaacTTCGAGACCTTCTGGCTTCTTTATTGCACTTAACACAACACCCGGTGCTTCCTCTTCATCCCATATCCTCAGCCACACCCACAGGAATCCATGTGTCTTGCTCGGTAGGCCTGCTTCCAACCTCTAGGGTAAGGGGTGCCTGAGGAACAGGGCCAGGCCCGAGGCCGCCCCTCACCAGTCCTTACTAGAGAGCAGAGCCCAGGTGTGGCTGTCTTCTGTTCCTGGGTCCCAGGCTGGTCGTGGCCCTGTGCCCCTACCTCAACCCCTAAGATTGTTCCAGCAGTGCGTGGACGACAGCAGCGATGTAAGGGAGGCCCCTTCCTGGAGCCCCCTCCTCTTCCAGGATGTGATGGGGCTGGCACAGGGACTcctgggagggggggaggggcccagatTAAGTCCCCTTTACATCTTCACCTCTGGGCTTCCCAGCCCTTggcagagggcagggtgggagacACCCTAAAGGAGCCTGGTCAAAGGGAACTGACAGGCTCCAAAATGTAGGAGGTGAAGGTCAGGGGCACCCTGGACATGGCTTGGAGACAAATGAGATACAAAGAAGCTGCCAGTatataacaaaacaaagatgACACAGGGGCCAAGGCTCAGGGTGGAGAGACCTGCCACTTCCAGAGGGAAGCGCTGGAGCAGGCAGGCTGGCACACAGAGCCCAGTGAGCACGGCCAAGGCCGGGCCCGGCCACGGGAGGAGCAgacgcaaacacacacacacacacacaggcagccaCGGTCTGTACATTTATACAAGAAACAGGGACCCGGCCTGGGTCCTGCATCTCCTACAAATATAGAGTTCTCTCTACAAAATATAGATAATTTAGTCCCCTATATctggggtggggcgtgggggtggAGAGTGAAGCCTGGAAGGTTAAAACCCACTGCCTctgggggagcagagggcagggatgggtgggagaGGGCACGAAGGAACCATCAGCACTGAGAGGGGAAGGGCTACAGGAGGACAGCCAGAGGCTGGGGACCCAGGGTCTGGGGGAACCAGAGTGGGGCCTCTGAGGTCAGTGTTTGTGAAGGGATGGGGGTTCACTAGTGTCTTTGGTAGGGGCTGAAGGCACCACCGGTGGGCATGGGGTTGTACAGGAATCTTATAAATAGAAATGGGGTGAGGTGGTGGCGAAGGGGTGACTTCAGGTCCTAGGAACCCAGGAGCCGAGTGTAGACGACATAGAGCAGCAGCATGAGGACCACGTAGAAGAGGACGAAGCCACCCAGACCAGAGGGGGGCCAGACAGGTGGgggtgccctgccccccacccgctTCACGGCCTCCAGGGTGGTCCACAGCCCCTGGACGGTGCCCTGGAGGAGATCCGAGGGCGAGCACAGGTCAGCCTGGGAAGGGAAAGTAGGACAGATGGACAAGGACAAAGGCAGATGTCAGCGGTAGCAGCAAGACAATCCTTTCCACCCCCTGCCCTCACATGCCAGGGCCAGAGCCACACCAACATGCAGagtgcagggaagggaggtgtgcAGGGAGGGGAGACATGCAGGACAGGGGCTTCCTTCTGGGGTCTGTGCGTGTCTACCCTCTGTGAATGGAACCCTGCCACCCAAGCAAAGGGCTCAACTAAGCCCAGGATGCCACCACTCTTTATAGTAGAGACCAGCCCCAGGCTCCTGAGAACACCCCCCCCCATACCTCAGGCACCCCCATTTTTCGACAGGCTTCTAAGAAACTCTCCACATTCTTCCGAGACTTGAGGGTACTGAGTTTTGGCTGGGGATgtgtaagaaaggaaaaaaagaagagagtaaaggAGGGGCCATAGAAGTCCCCTGTCCCATTCCCTACTTCCCATCTGGAGCACCAACTAACCACAGCAGGTGAGGGCACATGAATGAAGGGCACGGAGCGGGGCCTCAGCTGGTTGGCCAGCTGACAGAGGATGACACCATTGGCCAGAGCCTCTGCCAGGTCCTCAGGCAGGGGCCGCTGCAGCTGCGACTCAAGGACCTGCAAGGCAGGTAATGAAGtgggtgggggtcgggggtgaGAGGTGGAAACATTAGAGTTAGCAGAGAACCCTAGCCTGCCTCCCCCATCCTCAGCCAAAGCACCAGGATGTAGAGCCAATATTGAGGGACGCCAGGGAACTCCAGGAGGTGCCAGGCTGAGTGCAGGCCCCACCCATACAGATCCCACCTCTCACCTGGCGCAACTGAGCCGACAGTTCCTTCTCGTCCACAAGCGGGGGCAATCGCCGAGGTCTCAAGACAGAGTCTGGTGACGAAGGACCTGGAGAAAAGGAGGGTGTGTGAGCTGTCTCCACTACTGCCCGTTGGCTTTGTCTGGGCTGCAGTGTCTGGCACCCACATCTCCTGTCTCTGTGCTTATGGGATTTTCAACATAAAGGGACAATTGACCAGAGGAACTCCCAGGCCAGAAGTGGTGATTGCAGCCCAGTGGTTAGTGCTGGGTTAGTATTAAGGAAGGGAGACCCACCTGAACCACTCTGAGAGGAAGAACGGAAGAGGAAGCTATTTGGTCTCTGGATGGAGCCGAGTGGCCGGGGAGCAGGCGCTGTCACTGGAGGCCAGAGGCAAGGGACAGGGGGCAGGTGAGAAGATATCCCTTCACTGTCCCACACTTCTGTCAGGCCACCCCTCACCTACACAAGCCCTCATATTCTTCCCAAAGCCCCCATCACACCTGGTCCAGCTGTAGGAAGGGGCTCCTGGGAGGTGGAGGCTGAGACAGGGGAAGGAGCTCCCTGTCCCCCTGAAGCTCCCACTTGCGTAGCACTGGACTTGGGCATGCCGctgaggagagacagaaagggaattAGAGGGGATGGTTGGGGGAAGGTGTGCaggcagaggctcagggaggtggagTCTGGTACGACACATACTTGTAGGTGGCCTGAGAGGACGAGGCAGCAGCACCTCCACCAGAAGCCCTGACCCCCAACTTCAGAAAACTAGAAAGTGAAAGAGATGTGGGGCCAGCAAAGTCAGGCAGGGGGCTGCCAACCCTAAGGGGCAGAGAAGCTCAGGAGGGCTCATTTCCACTCACTTTCAGGGCCCACCACCCAGCAGTAGCCCCTGTGCCCATACCTGTCCTTTCTGAGGGCCCCCCACAATccactctgctgctgctgctgctgttgctgacGCCGCTCGCGCTCCTGCCATAGCTGCAAGGTATCTGGGCGCCGCCGCTCCTCCCCAGTCAGCTCTTCCCTCCTGAGGGGTAAAGGCGGGATGCCAGGGTAGAGCGGgtcagggaagaggagagagggtaCAGGCAGATGGAGTAAAGGGAGGAAGTGCTGGCTCTGGTGCCTCTGGTACCTGCTGCTTGGtgccctctccctgtcccctgccaCAGGGCTTAATTCTGGTGGCTGCTGCTCCTGGAGAAAGAACAacagaggggctgagggagtaCCTGGCCTCCAAGCCTGCactggcccctccctccagctctccTCCCACAGCAGATGGACACGCAGACACGGGCCAGCCCCTCACCTTGGCAGCACCtcgctcttcctcctccccaggcacGTGGCTGTCAATGAAGTCAATCTGCTCAGGGTCTCCATCAGCTGGTGAGGCAGGACACGTCAGCAAGCAGAGGGGTGCCCTCAGCCTTGCCCGTCCctctcagccccagggcccctgaCCACTCACCACAGACATCCTCCTTCCGCTCCCTGGACCCCCGAGGCTCCCGGGCCAGCTCCGAGATCCGGAATGACAACTCCGAAAACTCATCCGTTGACTGTAAATGCAGAAATGCAAAGACGGAAGATGGCTTCTCTTTGTGCTGGGGGCTTGTGGGTGCAGGGCCAGGGGGTCTGCCACTGAGCCAGCCCTTCCCCAGGACACTTGGGTGAGGGAAAGAAGAAGACAGCTCCAGCCACCACCTGTCACTCTGAGATTTAGAGGTAAGAGGCCAAGGGCCCAGGCTCAGATGTTCTCCCCCAAGGCTGAGATTACCAATGTCCCTTGGAAAGGGGGCACTTACCTCATTTCCAGACCACCTCTTGCTGCCACTGTCAACGCTGTGAAAGCCTGAGTCCAGTCCACCATCATACCGACGCCCCGGAAATAAGTCctcagctgggctggggccagcCAGGGAGAGCTGGTCAGTCCTATACTGGGCAgcaaccccccaccctccctctgaaAACCATGGGGACCCTGGTGCCAGGAATTGACATTAGGGATCCAGgcgcttccttccttcccatgccCTTCTTTACCAGGGGCTAAAACTCGGGGGGCGGGAAGGGGCCAGGTCGCCCAGTGCAGCGCCCCCACGCCGCCCAGCCTCTGTTGACAAGTACTTGAAGATGTGAAGTTTCCCCTTCAGGCAGACCTAAGGGTAAAGAGCATGTAAGGAGttagggggaagaaagggggcaCCCAAGATCCTGCTTGGCTATCAAAGGGACCGACTGCCCACTCCTGCCCAGTCTCAGCCCTGTACCCAAGGTCCACCCCAGGCCCACCTCTCACCTGGGCAGGCGGGCTTTGCAGGGGGTTGCTGTCCAGCAGAATGACCTGCAGGTGCCTGAGGCGGCAGAAGGAGACTGGGATGCGGGAGATGCGGTTACAGGAGAAATCCAGGCGGACAAGAGGAAGGTCCCCCAGCTCTGGGAGTGGGTGAGGGAAGTCAGGAGTATGTTCACAAGGTGGGACCTTGTGCTCACTTCCTCTGCCCTGTGCTCTGGCCAACTAGTCACCCCTGGGTCCATCacagcttctgccctggctggctgaGGTTGCTCTGCAGGAAtagcctccctgctcctctccccactcAGACATGGCCCACCGTCAGGCCCCTCTCCCCCATCAGGCCCATCGACTTtagctcctgcccctcctgcctgcttcc is a window of Desmodus rotundus isolate HL8 chromosome 1, HLdesRot8A.1, whole genome shotgun sequence DNA encoding:
- the LRCH4 gene encoding leucine-rich repeat and calponin homology domain-containing protein 4 isoform X3 — protein: MAAAVAAPLASGGEEAAATNSVPGSPGLPGSRSAERALEEAVATGTLNLSNRRLKHFPRGAARSYDLSDITQADLSRNRFPEVPEAACQLVSLEGLSLYHNCLRCLNPALGNLTALTYLNLSRNQLSSLPSYICQLPLRVLIVSNNKLGALPPDISTLGSLRQLDVSSNELQSLPTELCSLPSLRDLNVRRNQLSTLPDELGDLPLVRLDFSCNRISRIPVSFCRLRHLQVILLDSNPLQSPPAQVCLKGKLHIFKYLSTEAGRRGGAALGDLAPSRPPSFSPCPAEDLFPGRRYDGGLDSGFHSVDSGSKRWSGNESTDEFSELSFRISELAREPRGSRERKEDVCADGDPEQIDFIDSHVPGEEEERGAAKEQQPPELSPVAGDRERAPSSRREELTGEERRRPDTLQLWQERERRQQQQQQQQSGLWGALRKDSFLKLGVRASGGGAAASSSQATYNGMPKSSATQVGASGGQGAPSPVSASTSQEPLPTAGPVTAPAPRPLGSIQRPNSFLFRSSSQSGSGPSSPDSVLRPRRLPPLVDEKELSAQLRQVLESQLQRPLPEDLAEALANGVILCQLANQLRPRSVPFIHVPSPAVPKLSTLKSRKNVESFLEACRKMGVPEESLCQPHHILEEEGAPGRGLPYIAAVVHALLEQS
- the LRCH4 gene encoding leucine-rich repeat and calponin homology domain-containing protein 4 isoform X2, encoding MAAAVAAPLASGGEEAAATNSVPGSPGLPGSRSAERALEEAVATGTLNLSNRRLKHFPRGAARSYDLSDITQADLSRNRFPEVPEAACQLVSLEGLSLYHNCLRCLNPALGNLTALTYLNLSRNQLSSLPSYICQLPLRVLIVSNNKLGALPPDISTLGSLRQLDVSSNELQSLPTELCSLPSLRDLNVRRNQLSTLPDELGDLPLVRLDFSCNRISRIPVSFCRLRHLQVILLDSNPLQSPPAQVCLKGKLHIFKYLSTEAGRRGGAALGDLAPSRPPSFSPCPAEDLFPGRRYDGGLDSGFHSVDSGSKRWSGNESTDEFSELSFRISELAREPRGSRERKEDVCADGDPEQIDFIDSHVPGEEEERGAAKEQQPPELSPVAGDRERAPSSRREELTGEERRRPDTLQLWQERERRQQQQQQQQSGLWGALRKDSGMPKSSATQVGASGGQGAPSPVSASTSQEPLPTAGPVTAPAPRPLGSIQRPNSFLFRSSSQSGSGPSSPDSVLRPRRLPPLVDEKELSAQLRQVLESQLQRPLPEDLAEALANGVILCQLANQLRPRSVPFIHVPSPAVPKLSTLKSRKNVESFLEACRKMGVPEADLCSPSDLLQGTVQGLWTTLEAVKRVGGRAPPPVWPPSGLGGFVLFYVVLMLLLYVVYTRLLGS
- the LRCH4 gene encoding leucine-rich repeat and calponin homology domain-containing protein 4 isoform X1; this translates as MAAAVAAPLASGGEEAAATNSVPGSPGLPGSRSAERALEEAVATGTLNLSNRRLKHFPRGAARSYDLSDITQADLSRNRFPEVPEAACQLVSLEGLSLYHNCLRCLNPALGNLTALTYLNLSRNQLSSLPSYICQLPLRVLIVSNNKLGALPPDISTLGSLRQLDVSSNELQSLPTELCSLPSLRDLNVRRNQLSTLPDELGDLPLVRLDFSCNRISRIPVSFCRLRHLQVILLDSNPLQSPPAQVCLKGKLHIFKYLSTEAGRRGGAALGDLAPSRPPSFSPCPAEDLFPGRRYDGGLDSGFHSVDSGSKRWSGNESTDEFSELSFRISELAREPRGSRERKEDVCADGDPEQIDFIDSHVPGEEEERGAAKEQQPPELSPVAGDRERAPSSRREELTGEERRRPDTLQLWQERERRQQQQQQQQSGLWGALRKDSFLKLGVRASGGGAAASSSQATYNGMPKSSATQVGASGGQGAPSPVSASTSQEPLPTAGPVTAPAPRPLGSIQRPNSFLFRSSSQSGSGPSSPDSVLRPRRLPPLVDEKELSAQLRQVLESQLQRPLPEDLAEALANGVILCQLANQLRPRSVPFIHVPSPAVPKLSTLKSRKNVESFLEACRKMGVPEADLCSPSDLLQGTVQGLWTTLEAVKRVGGRAPPPVWPPSGLGGFVLFYVVLMLLLYVVYTRLLGS